The following are from one region of the Segatella oris genome:
- a CDS encoding MotA/TolQ/ExbB proton channel family protein, giving the protein MATTQKTASPKKSQGFQGVRGAFWIIVVCAAIAFILFYTWFGDASHFQGGDSNGAPADVWGTIFKGGMIVPVIHTLLLTVLAMSIERVLAMKTAFGKGSLPKFVVNIKAALNANDFAQAQQLCDKQRGSVANVVYASLNAYKDMETGANASLKKAQKIAKIQQAHEEATQLEMPTLTMNLPIIATIVTLGTLTGLLGTVTGMIKSFSALSAGGGADSAALSAGISEALINTAFGILTSWCAVVSYNYFTNKVDKLTYALDEVGYSIAQTYEANHTEEA; this is encoded by the coding sequence ATGGCAACTACACAAAAAACAGCCAGCCCTAAGAAATCTCAGGGCTTTCAGGGAGTAAGAGGTGCATTCTGGATTATCGTCGTTTGCGCTGCAATCGCTTTCATTTTGTTCTACACATGGTTTGGTGATGCAAGTCACTTCCAAGGTGGTGATTCTAATGGTGCACCTGCAGATGTATGGGGAACTATCTTTAAGGGTGGTATGATTGTGCCTGTTATCCACACATTGTTGCTTACAGTATTGGCAATGTCTATCGAGCGTGTTCTCGCTATGAAGACAGCTTTTGGTAAAGGCTCACTGCCTAAGTTTGTTGTAAATATTAAGGCTGCGTTGAATGCAAACGACTTTGCACAGGCTCAGCAGCTTTGCGATAAGCAGAGAGGTTCTGTCGCTAATGTTGTTTATGCATCGTTGAATGCTTACAAAGATATGGAGACAGGTGCTAATGCTTCATTGAAGAAGGCACAGAAAATTGCTAAGATTCAGCAGGCTCATGAAGAAGCAACACAGCTTGAAATGCCTACATTGACAATGAACCTTCCTATCATTGCGACCATCGTAACATTGGGTACTTTGACCGGTCTTCTTGGTACTGTAACTGGTATGATTAAGTCATTCTCTGCTCTGTCTGCTGGTGGTGGTGCTGACTCTGCTGCACTTTCAGCTGGTATTTCTGAGGCTTTGATCAATACTGCATTCGGTATTTTGACATCATGGTGTGCTGTTGTATCTTACAACTACTTCACTAATAAGGTTGACAAGCTGACATACGCACTCGACGAGGTAGGTTACTCAATTGCTCAGACATACGAAGCTAACCACACAGAAGAAGCTTAA